A part of Dasypus novemcinctus isolate mDasNov1 chromosome 5, mDasNov1.1.hap2, whole genome shotgun sequence genomic DNA contains:
- the TAS2R40 gene encoding LOW QUALITY PROTEIN: taste receptor type 2 member 40 (The sequence of the model RefSeq protein was modified relative to this genomic sequence to represent the inferred CDS: inserted 2 bases in 2 codons): MATMNTDTMDKNTTRFKVIFTLVIPEIECIIGIIGNSFITVIHEVKWARGKRLPVGDCILFMLSVFRLFLQIWMMLENIYSLLFQDSYNQNTVYILFQVITMFLDYSNIWLAAWLXVFYCVRITNLIYPLFLMMKKKIIGWILWLLTLSVLVSLCFSFVFSKDIFDAYVNSSISIPSSNSTEKKYFSKTNMLNLVLLYNLGILIPLISFILSATWLIVSLRRHTLHMESNANGSRNPTMEAHRGAIKIXHYFLILYIFNAIALFHYKTNIFDNKSSWNILCKIIMAAYPAGHSVLLILSNPGLRRAWTQLQHQVHLYQKDRLCDWNPESTIEPGPTSHAFSSSRPLFSLIFSPPNLPWPFSSVNWILP; this comes from the exons ATGGCAACGATGAACACTGACACCATGGATAAAAATACAACAAGGTTTAAAGTCATTTTCACTTTGGTGATCCCTGAAATAGAGTGTATCATTGGCATCATTGGCAACAGTTTCATCACAGTCATTCATGAGGTCAAGTGGGCCAGGGGCAAAAGACTTCCTGTTGGCGACTGCATTCTGTTCATGCTGAGCGTTTTTAGGCTCTTTCTACAAATATGGATGATGCTGGAGAATATTTACAGTCTGCTATTCCAAGACTCTTATAACCAAAATACAGTGTATATACTTTTCCAAGTCATTACTATGTTTCTAGACTATTCTAACATCTGGCTTGCTGCCTGGC ATGTCTTCTATTGTGTTAGAATCACAAACTTAATTTACCCTTTGTTCCTCATGATGAAGAAGAAAATCATTGGGTGGATACTTTGGCTTCTGACGTTGTCAGTGCTTGTTTCTTTATGCTTCAGCTTTGTTTTCTCTAAAGATATATTCGATGCATATGTGAATAGTTCCATTTCTATCCCATCCTCCAACTCCACTGAGAAAAAGTACTTCTCTAAAACCAACATGCTCaacttggttcttctttataACTTGGGAATCCTCATTCCTCTCATCTCGTTCATTCTCTCAGCCACCTGGCTGATCGTTTCCCTCAGGAGACACACCCTACACATGGAAAGCAATGCCAATGGCTCCAGGAACCCCACCATGGAGGCTCACAGAGGGGCCATCAAAA ATCACTACTTTCTCATTCTctacatttttaatgcaattGCTCTTTTTCACTATAAGACCAATATCTTTGATAACAAGAGTTCCTGGAATATTTTATGCAAAATCATCATGGCTGCCTACCCTGCTGGTCACTCAGTGCTGCTGATCTTGAGCAACCCTGGGCTAAGAAGAGCCTGGACACAGCTTCAGCACCAAGTTCATCTTTACCAGAAGGACAGACTCTGTGACTGGAACCCAGAGAGTACCATAGAACCAGGTCCAACCAGCcatgccttttcttcatctagACCTCTCTTCTCACTCATCTTTTCTCCCCCAAACCTGCCATGGCCTTTCTCCTCTGTTAACTGGATCTTACCATGA